One Glycine max cultivar Williams 82 chromosome 4, Glycine_max_v4.0, whole genome shotgun sequence DNA segment encodes these proteins:
- the LOC100801153 gene encoding beta-adaptin-like protein A yields MAPPPPQSHRSPSPSQPSGKSEVSDLKSQLRQLAGSRAPGADDSKRDLFKKVISNMTIGIDVSSLFGEMVMCSATSDIVLKKMCYLYVGNYAKVNPDLALLTINFLQRDCKDEDPMIRGLALRSLCSLRVANLVEYLVGPLGSGLKDNNSYVRMVAVIGVLKLYHISASTCIDADFPATLKHLLLNDPDAQVVANCLSALQEIWTLESSTSEEAARERETLLSKPVVYYLLNRIKEFSEWAQCLVLELVSKYIPSDNSEIFDIMNLLEDRLQHANGAVVLATIKVFLQLTLSMADVHQQVYERIKAPLLTQVSSGSPEQSYAVLSHLHILVMRAPYIFSSDYKHFYCQYNEPSYVKKLKLEMLTAVANETNTYEIVTELCEYAANVDIPIARESIRAVGKIALQQYDVNAIVDRLLQFLEMEKDYVTSEALVLVKDLLRKYPQWSQDCIAVVGNISSKNVQEPKAKAALIWMLGEYSQDMHDAPYVLESLVENWDEEHSAEVRLHLLTAVMKCFFKRPPETQKALGAALAAGLADFHQDVHDRALFYYRLLQYNVSVAESVVNPPKQAVSVFADTQSSEIKDRIFDEFNSLSVVYQKPSYMFTDKEHRGTFEFADELGNLSISAESSDSVVPAERVEANDKDLLLSTSEKDEGRDPGSNGSVYNAPSYNGSSAPSTTSQPLADLSFPSTGISGQAPASSLAIDDLLGLDFPVGTAVTPSPPPLNLNPKAVLDPGTFQQKWRQLPISLSEEYSLSPQGVASLTTPHALLRHMQSHSIQCIASGGQSPNFKFFFFAQKAEAASMYLVECIINTSSAKSQIKIKADDQSSSQAFSTLFQSALSKFGLP; encoded by the exons ATGGCTCCACCGCCACCGCAGTCTCATCGATCGCCCTCACCGTCGCAACCGTCAGG GAAGAGTGAAGTCTCCGATCTGAAATCGCAGCTCCGGCAGCTAGCTGGGAGCCGAGCTCCGGGCGCTGATGATTCTAAGAGGGATCTCTTCAAGAAGGTGATTTCCAACATGACTATAGGTATTGATGTCTCATCTCTCTTTGGCGAGATGGTAATGTGCTCTGCAACGTCAGATATTGTTCTGAAAAAAATGTGCTACCTATATGTTGGGAACTATGCTAAGGTCAATCCTGATCTTGCGCTTTTGACGATTAATTTTCTGCAAAGAGATTGCAAGGATGAGGATCCAATGATTCGGGGACTAGCATTGAGGAGTTTGTGTTCGCTCCGGGTGGCAAACTTGGTGGAGTATTTGGTTGGGCCATTAGGATCTGGATTGAAGGACAATAATAGTTATGTGAGGATGGTGGCAGTTATTGGGGTTTTGAAACTATATCATATATCAGCTTCCACCTGTATTGATGCTGATTTTCCAGCAACACTGAAGCATTTGTTGCTTAATGACCCTGATGCTCAG GTAGTTGCAAATTGTTTGTCTGCTTTACAAGAAATTTGGACCTTAGAGTCATCCACATCAGAGGAAGCAGCCAGGGAGAGAGAAACTCTACTTAGCAAGCCAGTTGTATATTACCTTTTGAATCG CATTAAGGAATTTAGTGAATGGGCTCAGTGTCTTGTGCTGGAATTGGTGTCCAAGTACATTCCATCAGATAACAGTGAAATATTTGATATAATGAATCTTCTTGAAGATAGGCTCCAGCATGCAAATGGTGCTGTTGTCTTGGCAACTATTAAAGTATTTCTGCAGTTGACTTTGTCTATGGCTGATGTGCATCAGCAG GTATATGAGCGCATCAAAGCCCCTCTCTTAACTCAAGTGAGCTCAGGAAGTCCAGAACAATCTTATGCAGTTTTAAGTCACCTGCATATTTTGGTCATGCGTGCACCTTATATATTTTCCTCAGACTACAAACACTTCTATTGCCAGTATAATGAGCCATCATATGTTAAAAAGTTGAAGCTTGAAATGCTGACTGCAGTTGCAAATGAAACTAACACCTATGAGATAG TGACAGAATTATGTGAATATGCTGCAAATGTTGACATTCCCATTGCAAGGGAATCAATTCGAGCTGTTGGGAAGATAGCATTGCAGCAGTATGATGTCAATGCTATTGTTGATCGACTTCTCCAGTTTCTTGAGATGGAAAAGGACTATGTTACTTCTGAAGCTCTG GTGCTTGTGAAAGATCTGCTAAGAAAATATCCACAATGGAGTCAGGATTGTATTGCTGTTGTTGGAAATATCAGTAGTAAAAATGTCCAAGAACCCAAGGCTAAGGCAGCTCTTATATGGATGTTGGGGGAATATTCTCAGGACATGCATGATGCTCCATATGTCTTGGAGAGTTTAGTTGAAAACTGGGATGAGGAGCATTCTGCTGAG GTTCGCTTACATCTTCTTACTGCAGTTATGAAGTGTTTCTTTAAGCGACCACCTGAAACTCAAAAAGCATTAGGAGCTGCATTGGCTGCTGGGCTTGCTGATTTTCACCAG GATGTTCATGATAGGGCCTTATTTTATTACAGGCTTCTGCAATACAATGTATCAGTGGCAGAGAGTGTGGTTAACCCTCCAAAGCAAGCAGTTTCAGTATTTGCTGATACTCAGAGCAGTGAAATCAAAGATCGCATATTTGATGAATTTAACAGTTTGTCTGTTGTATACCAAAAG CCTTCTTATATGTTCACTGATAAGGAACACCGAGGGACATTTGAGTTTGCAGATGAACTTGGAAATCTATCTATTAGTGCAGAATCTTCAGATTCTGTTGTTCCAGCTGAGAGAGTGGAAGCAAATGACAAGGATCTGCTTCTAAGTACTtcagaaaaagatgaaggaagagATCCTGGTAGCAATGGTTCTGTCTATAATGCTCCTTCCTATAATGGTTCTTCTGCCCCTTCTACAACTTCACAACCACTTGCAGATTTGTCATTTCCAAGTACTGGCATATCCGGTCAAGCTCCTGCTTCTAGCTTGGCAATTGATGATCTACTTGGTTTAGATTTTCCAGTTGGGACTGCAGTCACACCTTCACCTCCTCCATTGAACCTAAACCCAAAAGCTGTACTGGATCCTGGTACATTTCAGCAGAAATGGCGTCAACTGCCAATATCCTTATCTGAG GAATATTCTCTAAGTCCTCAAGGAGTTGCATCGTTGACAACTCCTCATGCACTTCTGCGGCACATGCAAAGTCATTCAATACAATGCATTGCATCCGGTGGTCAGTCTCCCAACTTCAAGTTCTTTTTCTTTGCTCAGAAAGCAGAAGCAGCATCAATGTATCTTGTAGAGTGTATAATCAACACATCGTCAGCCAAGTCACAGATTAAAATAAAAGCTGATGACCAAAGTTCATCCCAGGCATTCTCTACTTTATTCCAATCAGCCTTGTCCAAATTTGGTTTACCTTGA